Proteins encoded by one window of Aspergillus puulaauensis MK2 DNA, chromosome 4, nearly complete sequence:
- the set1 gene encoding histone methyltransferase SET1 (BUSCO:EOG09264CH7;~COG:B;~EggNog:ENOG410PH74;~InterPro:IPR000504,IPR001214,IPR024636,IPR035979, IPR012677,IPR024657,IPR003616,IPR017111;~PFAM:PF11767,PF11764,PF00856,PF00076;~go_component: GO:0048188 - Set1C/COMPASS complex [Evidence IEA];~go_function: GO:0003676 - nucleic acid binding [Evidence IEA];~go_function: GO:0005515 - protein binding [Evidence IEA];~go_function: GO:0018024 - histone-lysine N-methyltransferase activity [Evidence IEA];~go_process: GO:0034968 - histone lysine methylation [Evidence IEA]) — translation MSRYSAGFADFFPTAPSVIQQKRFKTTKERQRSRSHFDREHVDEEHIISPGTKAIEEAVSRDVLLNSTPGSQTDLKKSRKEAMGIVLASPGEANTPVNNPPGPGTGSSNETLDTLTPLTNAELSPHNKPSPPQAKVPNGSVGDFFREPRTDDAKNTMTPLHTPLTPSPQSQAHRAEIVKGWKLVHDPDKAPSSKDKRRKPCYADIVTGGQDTILPDPRLTIQNYTRGAGCRQKTKYRPAPYSLKHWPYDPASTVGPGPPVQIVITGFDPLTTLAPINALFSSFGDILEINNRTDPITGRFLGICSVKYKDSASFHGSGPVSAPVAAKRAYYECKKGQRIGNNRIRVELDRDGQISGKLTSKAIEAQRMGSKIDPPVADEPKMEEHVNTNEPPPTAPKGPSGKSSIRPLAAIPEGPKATFLKPAMPSLIEETPILNQIKRDPYIFIAHCYVPVLSSTLPHLKKRLKVFGWKDIRCDKTGYYILFENSRRGEEETERCYKFCHMKPLFTYIMNMESQPYGNPHYERSPSPERLKQEQRQKAEAERLRRERELDIEEEKKQRALNFDPCTEVLTIIMKDLRDKLLEDVKSRIAGPALYDYLDPERHALRRKQLGIADPEGIKRPIFRLDFDSRDSTPDPHSKLSTNRHPFGVSGLNILSLPRIRKSQHLDRTDAAFLDERRKQPLRRKDVRPLYHRLQQLHDAEDSDDEQHTPLSRDTDDQDSRPPSRMSSGTESDDADEEANGTLNHTAENDGSGSQHHGAGDSEAEFQEYSPSRKRKRLSESLDQRKKQKEDGNFADVGEDAQGGDISMPLETIKNGIIADKISDSNETDDKALLEGLGKDNNFPGDYGIETSDHDFAHSSTGNLVDETGRHEGVRLEVDWRVSHDEPRPIVYDDDSIILDLDGWQNLIKDEEDLQFLRNVLKGQSRSIVGNLPAWAWRQKEIKALNHPGDLGPTRQPADIDGYYVPNITGAARTEGRKRILESEKSKYLPHRIKVQKAREEREANAKNDPQNAAAEAARIAAAKTISKSTSRSTRVNNRRLIADINAQKQALPAQSGDSDVLRFNQLKKRKKPVRFARSAIHNWGLYAEVNISANEMIIEYVGEKVRQQVADMRERRYLKSGIGSSYLFRIDENTVIDATKRGGIARFINHSCTPNCTAKIIKVDGSKRIVIYALRDIERDEELTYDYKFEREWDSDDRIPCLCGSAGCKGFLN, via the exons ATGTCACGCTATTCCGCGGGCTTCGCAGACTTCTTTCCCACCGCCCCGTCAGTTATCCAACAGAAACGATTCAAAACCACTAAAGAGCGACAACGGTCAAGATCCCATTTCGACAGAGAGCATGTCGACGAAGAACACATAATCTCGCCCGGAACCAAGGCCATTGAAGAAGCAGTCAGCAGAGATGTCCTGCTGAATTCAACACCAGGGTCTCAAACAGACCTGAAGAAATCACGTAAGGAGGCCATGGGAATTGTTTTGGCGAGTCCTGGGGAGGCGAATACCCCAGTCAACAACCCTCCTGGGCCCGGAACAGGATCTTCGAATGAAACCCTGGACACGCTTACGCCGCTGACAAACGCGGAGTTGTCACCGCATAACAAGCCAAGTCCACCGCAAGCGAAAGTACCCAATGGGTCTGTGGGTGATTTCTTCAGAGAACCAAGGACTGACGACGCAAAGAACACAATGACTCCGCTCCATACGCCGCTAACACCCTCGCCGCAGTCACAAGCCCATCGCGCTGAAATAGTCAAGGGCTGGAAGCTGGTACACGACCCCGATAAAGCTCCGTCCTCTAAGGATAAACGGAGGAAGCCATGCTATGCGGATATTGTTACAGGCGGGCAGGATACAATTCTGCCGGACCCTCGTTTGACTATACAAAACTATACGCGCGGTGCTGGATGCAGGCAGAAGACAAAGTATCGACCAGCTCCGTACTCGCTGAAGCATTGGCCCTACGATCCGGCAAGTACAGTAGGACCTGGTCCTCCTGTACAGATCGTCATTACCGGCTTTGATCCATTGACGACTCTCGCGCCAATCAATGCCCTATTCTCAAGCTTCGGCGATATTTTAGAAATCAATAACCGCACAGACCCCATAACAGGCAGGTTTCTCGGGATATGCTCCGTTAAATATAAGGACAGCGCTTCGTTTCATGGAAGCGGGCCCGTATCCGCGCCGGTCGCAGCCAAACGCGCATATTACGAATGCAAGAAGGGACAGAGAATTGGCAACAATCGCATAAGAGTTGAATTGGACCGCGATGGTCAAATTTCCGGAAAACTAACATCGAAGGCGATTGAGGCACAGAGAATGGGTTCAAAAATCGATCCACCAGTCGCGGATGAACCCAAAATGGAGGAACATGTGAACACGAACGAACCTCCCCCAACGGCCCCGAAGGGTCCTTCCGGGAAATCTTCCATTCGACCCTTAGCTGCGATTCCTGAAGGTCCAAAGGCAACATTTTTGAAGCCGGCAATGCCATCATTGATCGAAGAAACTCCCATATTGAACCAGATAAAGCGCGATCCCTATATATTCATCGCACATTGCTATGTGCCTGTTCTAAGCTCGACTCTGCCGCACTTGAAAAAGCGGCTCAAAGTGTTTGGTTGGAAGGATATTCGGTGCGACAAAACTGGGTACTATATCCTATTTGAGAATTCTCGACGTGGTGAAGAGGAAACGGAACGTTGTTACAAGTTCTGCCATATGAAACCTTTATTCACGTATATCATGAACATGGAAAGCCAACCTTACGGTAATCCGCACTATGAAcgcagccccagccccgaGCGACTGAAGCAAGAACAGCGACAAAAagcagaggctgagagactgaggagggagagagaattGGACatcgaggaagaaaagaagcaacGAGCCCTTAATTTCGACCCGTGTACTGAAGTACTAACCATTATAATGAAGGATTTAAGGGACAAGCTACTCGAGGACGTCAAGTCTCGTATTGCGGGCCCGGCCTTATACGACTACCTCGACCCAGAAAGACACGCGTTGAGAAGGAAACAACTAGGAATAGCTGATCCCGAAGGCATTAAGCGACCGATATTTCGTCTTGACTTTGACAGCCGGGATAGTACGCCTGACCCTCATTCCAAGCTATCCACTAACCGGCATCCATTCGGCGTATCTGGTCTAAATATTCTCTCCCTTCCCCGAATCCGGAAGTCCCAGCACCTTGACCGCACAGATGCTGCTTTCTTAGACGAGAGACGAAAGCAACCTCTGCGGAGGAAAGACGTTCGACCTCTCTATCATAGGCTGCAACAGCTACATGATGCGGAAGATTCGGATGATGAACAGCATACGCCACTTTCCCGAGACACCGATGATCAAGACAGTCGGCCTCCAAGCCGAATGAGTTCGGGCACTGAAtcggatgatgctgatgaagAGGCAAATGGAACATTAAACCATACAGCAGAAAATGACGGTTCAGGCTCACAACATCACGGGGCCGGAGACTCGGAAGCTGAATTTCAGGAGTACTCGCCGTCGCGTAAGAGAAAAAGATTGAGTGAAAGTCTTGACCAACGGAAAAAACAAAAGGAAGATGGCAACTTCGCTGACGTTGGTGAGGATGCGCAGGGGGGTGACATATCTATGCCATTGGAAACCATTAAGAATGGCATCATCGCCGACAAGATCTCCGATTCCAATGAGACAGATGATAAAGCTTTGTTGGAAGGATTGGGTAAAGACAATAATTTCCCGGGAGATTACGGCATCGAAACTTCAGATCACGATTTTGCGCATTCATCCACTGGGAATTTGGTCGATGAGACCGGACGCCATGAGGGGGTCAGGTTGGAAGTCGATTGGAGAGTATCCCATGACGAACCTCGGCCGATTGTCTACGATGACGATTCAATTATCCTGGATCTCGATGGTTGGCAGAACTTAATaaaggatgaagaggatctCCAATTCCTTCGCAACGTTCTGAAAGGGCAGTCGAGATCTATTGTTGGTAATTTACCGGCTTGGGCCTGGAggcaaaaagaaataaaagctCTCAATCACCCCGGTGATCTTGGGCCTACGCGCCAACCTGCTGACATCGATGGCTACTACGTTCCAAATATCACAGGAGCCGCACGGACCGAAGGACGAAAGAGAATTCTTGAATCAGAAAAATCCAAGTATCTTCCTCATCGTATCAAGGTCCAGAAAGCCCGTGAAGAGCGCGAGGCGAATGCCAAGAATGATCCTCAaaatgctgctgctgaggcAGCTCGGATTGCCGCAGCAAAAACAATCTCCAAATCAACCTCTCGGTCCACAAGAGTCAACAACCGGAGGCTTATCGCGGATATTAATGCTCAAAAGCAAGCCCTTCCAGCGCAAAGCGGCGACAGTGATGTCCTTCGATTTAATCAATTGAAAAAGCGAAAGAAACCTGTGCGCTTCGCACGGTCAGCTATTCATAATTGGGGTCTTTATGCTGAAGTCAATATCTCTGCGAATGAGATGATTATCGAATACGTAGGGGAGAAAGTACGACAACAGGTCGCTGATATGAGGGAACGGCGTTACTTGAAAAGCGGCATTGGCAGTAGCTACCTCTTCCGCATTGATGAAAACACTGTCATCGATGCGACAAAAAGAGGCGGTATCGCTAGGTTCATTAACCATAGCTGTACGCCCAACTGCACAGCCAAAATAATCAAGGTCGATGGGAGCAAACGAATTGTTATTTACGCGTTAAGGGATATTGAAAGAG ACGAAGAGTTGACTTACGACTACAAGTTCGAAAGGGAATGGGATAGTGATGATAGAATCCCTTGTCTTTGCGGTTCGGCTGGATGCAAAGGATTTCTTAATTGA
- a CDS encoding RNA methylation protein TRM112 (BUSCO:EOG09265F2Y;~COG:S;~EggNog:ENOG410PPKG;~InterPro:IPR039127,IPR005651;~PFAM:PF03966;~go_function: GO:0046982 - protein heterodimerization activity [Evidence IEA]), which translates to MKLLTVNFLTCAVKACKGSPSAFPLHFRDVELELQDVDFQPDFIRNIIPRVDWEALHKMANELNFPNIPETKPEGEALESEQLLRDLHRLLLETQVAEGKLTCGNCGHEYVIKEGIANFLLPSHLV; encoded by the exons ATGAAGTTACTCACTGTTAATTTTCTGACATGTGCTGTTAAGGCATGTAAGGGATCTCCTTCAGCATTTCCCCTCCATTTTCGCGATGTCGAACTTGAACTTCAGGATGTTGATTTCCAGCCGGATTTCATACGCAATATTATTCCTCGAGTTGATTGGGAGGCCCTGCATAAAATGGCAAATGAA CTCAATTTCCCCAATATCCCCGAAACCAAGCCAGAGGGCGAAGCGCTTGAAAGCGAACAGCTTCTAAGGGATCTTCACCGGTTACTACTGGAGACACAGGTTGCAGAGGGAAAGCTTACGTGCGGAAACTGTGGTCATGAATATGTCATCAAAGAGGGAATTGCAAATTTTCTCCTTCCCAGTCACCTAG TATGA
- a CDS encoding small ubiquitin-related modifier domain-containing protein (COG:O;~EggNog:ENOG410PNMD;~InterPro:IPR029071,IPR022617,IPR000626;~PFAM:PF11976;~go_function: GO:0005515 - protein binding [Evidence IEA]): MPLYFNKPSWASRGDENGDSEFYRRAGQTYEDIVTTKKNARERQASSSQRNPHKRRCLPSSSNYGDIVRPKCEHGTAEGNASLRNSSSPQYGSQHDTRGVQTTAHKPLVSNDSTIADRKGSISPRPQNSPETKLPDLRAELTSTRLDIASNENVDTHPKNCSVDTAVPTETCTSRDARSTAYDNTVVHILITSKIPQTKPLVIHRKMSQSLKGVRLAWCAHQNLPQKLHSTIFLTWKGRRLFDVTTCRSLNIGAFNAFTKELPPFENCFSDADDCRIHMEAVTEQTFADGYRSSPNLARFDTTPPASTESRGTDKRIRSEIILKCPEFDEFKIRISLATHVSQVVEAFREARSIPNELTIYLTFDGDLLDPQAFLTDYDIADGDLVDVLVKKEM; this comes from the coding sequence ATGCCTTTGTACTTCAATAAGCCATCATGGGCAAGCCGAGGAGACGAAAACGGAGACTCAGAGTTCTACCGCCGTGCTGGTCAAACTTATGAAGACATCGTTACCACCAAAAAAAACGCACGTGAAAGACAGGCAAGCTCCTCCCAGAGAAATCCACACAAGCGGCGATGTCTTCCAAGTTCTTCAAATTATGGGGACATCGTAAGACCTAAATGTGAACACGGGACAGCCGAAGGAAATGCTTCACTGAGAAATTCGTCTTCGCCGCAGTATGGCTCTCAGCACGATACAAGAGGTGTTCAAACTACGGCACACAAACCTCTGGTTTCCAATGATTCAACAATCGCGGACAGGAAAGGTTCCATATCCCCAAGACCCCAAAACTCACCGGAGACCAAATTACCAGACTTGCGAGCAGAACTCACATCCACGCGTTTGGATATCGCCAGCAATGAGAATGTGGATACGCACCCAAAAAACTGTTCTGTTGACACAGCGGTACCGACAGAGACCTGCACATCGCGTGATGCTCGGAGTACTGCTTATGACAACACAGTGGTACATATTCTCATTACTTCAAAGATCCCCCAGACGAAGCCTCTCGTCATTCATCGAAAAATGTCACAATCTCTAAAAGGGGTACGACTTGCATGGTGTGCGCATCAAAACTTACCGCAAAAGCTTCACTCGACTATCTTTTTGACATGGAAAGGGAGAAGGCTCTTTGATGTCACAACCTGTAGAAGTTTGAATATCGGGGCTTTTAATGCCTTTACCAAAGAGCTACCGCCGTTCGAGAACTGCTTCAGTGATGCAGATGACTGTCGAATCCACATGGAAGCTGTCACTGAACAAACGTTCGCAGACGGGTATCGATCGTCCCCAAACTTAGCCAGGTTTGATACAACGCCCCCTGCATCGACGGAGTCTCGAGGCACGGATAAGCGTATTCGAAGTGAGATCATCCTCAAGTGCCCAGAATTTGATGAATTCAAGATTCGTATTTCATTGGCGACACACGTCTCTCAGGTCGTTGAAGCCTTCCGTGAAGCCCGAAGTATACCCAATGAGCTGACAATATACCTTACATTTGACGGTGATCTCCTGGATCCCCAGGCTTTCCTGACAGACTATGATATTGCCGACGGGGATTTGGTGGATGTTCTAGTAAAGAAGGAAATGTGA
- the LSM6 gene encoding U4/U6-U5 snRNP complex subunit LSM6 (COG:A;~EggNog:ENOG410PRHI;~InterPro:IPR016487,IPR010920,IPR001163;~PFAM:PF01423;~go_component: GO:0005732 - small nucleolar ribonucleoprotein complex [Evidence IEA];~go_process: GO:0000398 - mRNA splicing, via spliceosome [Evidence IEA]), producing the protein MENGASSEGKDPSAFLGEIIGAPVTVKLNSGVVYKGELQSVDGYMNIALEKSQEYVSGQLSRSYGDAFIRGNNVLYIAAN; encoded by the exons ATGGAGAATGGTGCATCGTCCGAAGGGAAGGACCCTTCCGCCTTCCTGGGTGAGATAATTGGCGCACCTGTAACAGTCAAGCTGAATTCGGGTGTGGTGTACAAAG GCGAACTCCAGTCAGTAGATGGCTACATGAACATCGCTCTGGAGAAGTCCCAAGAATATGTCAGTGGGCAGTTGTCACGCAGCTACGGAGACGCCTTTATCCGTGGGAATAACG TGTTATATATTGCTGCGAACTGA
- a CDS encoding inositol polyphosphate kinase VIP1 (BUSCO:EOG09260FMW;~COG:Z;~EggNog:ENOG410PF91;~InterPro:IPR000560,IPR037446,IPR040557,IPR029033;~PFAM:PF00328,PF18086;~go_function: GO:0000829 - inositol heptakisphosphate kinase activity [Evidence IEA]) — protein MDYTSNNTGDASGGFGSSLKLAALASNSGADEEKPSSNLTCESSASSSSKGNTHGTQTPQSKACKPENGPEVQLQGRGTRSSTRSSSRAPRRLSGSTIASSINDAELPPAHLGKIGVCALDVKARSKPSQNILTRLQSKGDFEVIVFGDKVILDEAVENWPVCDYLIAFFSDGFPLDKAIAYASLRKPFCVNDLPMQRILWDRRLCLRILDHMDVPTPKRIEVNRDGGPTLESAELAQHVYKLTGVKLDGAANGTGGGAAKTKNVDMSEDGDSLVVDGKHFKKPFVEKPVSGEDHNIHIYFPNDQQYGGGGRRLFRKVGNKSSEYDPSLSIPRSVTERGSSYIYEQFLRVDNAEDVKAYTVGPDFCHAETRKSPVVDGLVRRNTHGKELRYITKLGKEEASIASKISYGFGQRICGFDMLRVGERSYVIDVNGWSFVKDNNDYYDRCASILRDTFIGEKRRREGIVDATEVSSSDPNNHPWRHSVSHRQALKTLLKSPGSSKSNGSQPHQKIAEMGSSESLLPSLAASSNEAVDYSNSHVNADSSEKSASPGQYTCQVVNQASPTMHNPSDGNPPPPASKHSWKLKGMVAVIRHADRTPKQKFKFTFHSQPFIDLLKGHQEEVVIKGEPALRSVSEAVNLAMEQGLEDADKLKLLRTSLEKKGGWPGTKVQIKPMFRRRKPEEAPGRPPASCEAVDKEPTSPLPNDTPQGAESADRSQTRSDSISGATFSRFSAVENDLILDKLQLVIKWGGEPTHAARYQSQDLGLNMRDDLKLMNKEALNNVQIFTSSERRVSTSSQIWACSFLDQKEIPEGFIQVRKDLLDDSNAAKDLMDKVKKKLKLLLREGSAPSQFTWPKENIPEPSVVLATVVELMNFHRDIMRHNFQKLDGASASPPNATEGVDELNPSRTAALPSENPSLYSIQGRWCTGEDPILFKERWEKLFAEFCDTEKVDPSKLSELYDSMKFDALHNRQFLEWVFTPPEAEDSEEEAADVSWRRASRKDTPSESRINNAQDGLSHQRVDEQHSENQTLAHRLGLRRRMHAFESSIPHLRVLDDSYDHYFKLYPSSNSSKTKLDSRLSKLRELYKLAKILFDYVTPQEYGITDTEKLEIGLLTSLPLLQEIVRDLEEVQASSDAKSVFYFTKESHIYTLLNCILEGGIQTKIARSAIPELDYLSQICFELYEARDSESSTSSYSIRISISPGCHAFDPLDVHLDSRHAIGCAPRRSLTAHQDWKEVIETLKAKFNTVKLPTTFTAVNLSDKHVSRSQETQ, from the exons ATGGATTACACCAGCAACAATACGGGTGATGCTTCTGGTGGCTTTGGGTCATCCCTCAAACTTGCTGCACTAGCATCTAATTCCGGCGCTGATGAGGAAAAGCCATCGTCCAATTTGACCTGCGAATCATCGGCATCTAGTTCGTCCAAGGGTAATACGCACGGCACCCAAACCCCACAGTCAAAGGCATGCAAGCCCGAGAATGGGCCTGAAGTACAGCTCCAAGGCCGAGGGACGCGTTCATCCACGCGGTCGTCAAGCCGTGCGCCGAGGAGGCTAAGTGGAAGCACCATAGCAAGCTCGATAAACGATGCGGAACTGCCGCCTGCACATTTAGGTAAAATCGGCGTCTGTGCATTGGATGTGAAGGCCCGAAGCAAACCCAGTCAAAACATCCTCACTCGTCTACAATCCAAGGGCGATTTTGAAGTTATTGTCTTCGGCGACAAGGTGATTCTCGATGAGGCCGTGGAGAATTGGCCGGTATGCGACTACCTCATAGCTTTCTTCTCGGATGGCTTTCCATTAGATAAGGCCATTGCCTACGCGAGTTTGAGAAAGCCATTTTGTGTCAATGATTTACCCATGCAAAGGATTCTATGGGACCGACGACTGTGTCTGCGCATTCTAGACCACATGGATGTTCCTACACCAAAAAGGATAGAGGTCAACAGAGATGGCGGGCCCACTTTAGAGAGCGCAGAACTTGCGCAGCATGTCTACAAACTGACCGGCGTCAAGCTGGATGGCGCTGCTAACGGCACAGGGGGGGGCGCAGCCAAAACGAAGAACGTCGATATgtctgaagatggcgattcTCTCGTCGTTGATGGCAAGCACTTCAAAAAGCCATTTGTTGAAAAGCCGGTAAGCGGCGAAGATCACAATATACACATATACTTCCCGAATGACCAGCAGTACGGAGGCGGCGGAAGACGACTTTTTCGGAAAGTTGGGAACAAGAGCTCTGAATACGACCCTAGCCTCTCGATTCCGCGGTCGGTCACAGAGAGAGGATCGAGTTATATATACGAACAGTTTTTGAGAGTCGATAACGCGGAGGACGTCAAGGCCTACACAGTTGGGCCAGACTTCTGTCATGCTGAAACCCGAAAATCACCCGTTGTTGACGGTCTAGTACGCCGCAACACCCATGGCAAAGAGCTCAGATATATAACGAAactgggcaaggaagaagcatCGATAGCATCCAAAATATCGTATGGTTTCGGGCAAAGAATATGTGGATTTGACATGCTTCGAGTTGGCGAGAGAAGCTATGTGATTGATGTCAATGGCTGGAGCTTTGTCAAGGATAATAACGATTACTATGACAGGTGTGCCAGTATTCTGCGGGACACTTTTATCGGCGAGAAGCGCAGGCGTGAGGGCATCGTGGATGCCACTGAAGTATCCTCCTCAGACCCAAACAACCATCCATGGAGACACTCGGTGTCGCATCGACAGGCGCTGAAGACTTTGTTGAAATCACCAGGCTCGTCAAAATCCAACGGGAGTCAACCTCACCAAAAGATTGCAGAAATGGGGTCGTCAGAATCGTTGTTACCGAGCCTTGCCGCGTCAAGTAATGAGGCTGTGGACTATAGTAATAGTCATGTAAACGCGGATTCAAGCGAGAAGTCGGCGTCGCCTGGTCAGTATACCTGTCAGGTTGTGAATCAAGCCTCCCCCACAATGCATAATCCAAGTGACGGgaaccctcctcctcctgcttccaAGCATTCATGGAAGTTGAAAGGCATGGTGGCCGTTATAAGGCACGCCGATCGAACACCAAAGCAGAAGTTTAAATTTACATTCCACAGTCAACCTTTCATCGATCTGTTGAAAGGTCACCAGGAAGAGGTTGTGATTAAAGGCGAACCCGCACTACGCAGTGTATCCGAGGCAGTTAATCTCGCCATGGAACAAGGACTCGAGGATGCAGACAAGCTGAAATTGCTTCGTACATCCctagaaaagaaaggcgGCTGGCCGGGAACCAAAGTACAAATAAAACCCATGTTCAGGAGGCGAAAGCCTGAAGAAGCACCGGGCCGGCCACCAGCATCCTGTGAAGCGGTCGATAAAGAACCCACATCACCTCTGCCAAATGACACCCCTCAAGGGGCCGAGAGCGCGGATAGGTCACAGACACGAAGTGATTCAATATCTGGTGCAACATTTTCAAGGTTTTCCGCCGTTGAAAACGACCTTATACTGGATAAGCTTCAGCTCGTTATTAAGTGGGGAGGGGAGCCAACCCACGCTGCCCGATATCAATCCCAGGATCTTGGCCTCAACATGCGCGATGATCTGAAACTGATGAATAAGGAAGCATTGAACAATGTTCAAATTTTCACCAGCTCCGAGCGGAGAGTGAGTACTAGTT CTCAAATATGGGCTTGCTCATTCCTTGATCAGAAGGAAATACCTGAAGGCTTTATTCAAGTCAGGAAAGATCTGCTTGACGACTCCAATGCGGCGAAAGATTTAATGGACAAGGTAAAGAAAAAGCTAAAATTGCTTTTACGAGAAGGCTCCGCGCCTTCGCAATTTACATGGCCCAAGGAAAATATTCCTGAGCCGTCTGTAGTCTTGGCGACAGTCGTCGAATTGATGAATTTTCATCGGGATATAATGAGGCATAATTTTCAGAAGCTGGACGGCGCATCTGCGTCCCCTCCAAATGCAACGGAGGGTGTCGACGAGTTGAACCCATCCCGGACTGCAGCTCTACCAAGTGAAAATCCTTCACTGTATTCTATTCAAGGGCGGTGGTGCACCGGCGAGGATCCTATACTCTTCAAGGAGAGGTGGGAGAAACTTTTCGCCGAGTTTTGTGATACGGAAAAAGTTGACCCCAGTAAGCTTTCCGAGCTATATGACAGTATGAAATTCGATGCACTCCATAATCGACAATTTCTTGAGTGGGTTTTCACACCTCCAGAGGCCGAGGAcagcgaggaggaagcggcagacgtgagctggaggagggcttcACGAAAGGATACCCCGTCAGAATCAAGAATTAATAATGCTCAGGATGGTTTGAGCCACCAACGGGTTGATGAGCAACACTCTGAGAATCAGACACTGGCTCATCGGCTCGGTCTGAGGAGACGAATGCATGCGTTTGAGTCGTCCATACCTCACCTGCGGGTCCTTGATGACTCCTACGATCATTATTTCAAGTTATACCCGAGCTCAAATTCATCGAAAACTAAGCTAGATTCTAGGCTGTCCAAGTTGAGGGAGCTATACAAGCTAGCCAAGATCCTTTTTGATTATGTGACACCCCAGGAGTATGGTATCACGGACACAGAAAAGCTGGAGATTGGCTTGTTGACATCCTTGCCACTTCTTCAGGAGATAGTAAGGGACTTGGAGGAAGTTCAAGCTTCTTCAGACGCAAAGTCTGTGTTTTATTTCACAAAGGAATcccatatatatacacttttGAACTGTATCCTTGAAGGGGGGATTCAGACAAAAATAGCACGCTCTGCTATCCCGGAGTTGGATTACCTATCCCAGATTTGCTTCGAGCTCTACGAGGCCAGGGATAGCGAATCATCAACCAGTTCCTACTCTATTCGGATTTCTATCAGCCCGGGTTGTCATGCTTTTGACCCCTTGGATGTGCACCTTGACTCTAGGCATGCAATCGGCTGTGCGCCACGACGCAGTCTTACTGCTCATCAAGATTGGAAGGAGGTTATAGAGACATTGAAGGCCAAATTTAACAC TGTTAAACTTCCGACAACATTCACAGCAGTGAATTTAAGTGATAAGCATGTTTCAAGGTCCCAGGAGACACAGTGA